One genomic segment of Micromonospora sp. WMMC415 includes these proteins:
- a CDS encoding DUF1501 domain-containing protein — protein MDTLTRRRFLLASGVTAGAALAAGAGGLGFAELLRTAEADPTAAARTKKLVLVTLYGGNDGLNTVVPYADPAYHDARPQLAYDPEKVLHLDDTLGLNPRMRGMKRLWDEKRLAVVLGVGYPKPDRSHFRSMDIWQTASPQEAVSTGWIGRWLDGTQAVPEAAVSFEPVLPPVLAGQTRAGSCVGVAGLELPPGITPAAVSALGQPEPGEPELQARAAAAYRDLLRVEGLVRGAEQQHNAAPGGAEEEILATGPGSRSVLETQLGLVARCVEAGVPTRVYSVSLDGFDTHAKELAGHESLLSRLDRALSAFLARMARTESGRQVTVVVYSEFGRRVRANASQGTDHGTAGPLFVLGPQVAGGFYGEQPSLTNLDEGDLKATTDFRDVFGAVLASVLEADPDRYLGVGYRSKPLPLFTAD, from the coding sequence ATGGACACATTGACACGACGTCGTTTCCTCCTCGCCTCGGGGGTCACCGCCGGAGCGGCTCTCGCCGCCGGCGCGGGCGGCCTCGGGTTCGCCGAGCTGCTACGGACCGCGGAGGCCGATCCGACCGCCGCGGCGCGGACGAAGAAGCTCGTCCTAGTGACGCTCTACGGCGGCAACGATGGGCTCAACACCGTCGTCCCGTACGCCGACCCCGCGTACCACGACGCCCGGCCACAGTTGGCGTACGACCCGGAGAAGGTTCTCCACCTGGACGACACGCTGGGTCTGAACCCACGCATGCGGGGCATGAAGCGGCTCTGGGACGAGAAGAGGCTGGCGGTCGTGCTCGGAGTGGGGTATCCGAAGCCGGACCGTAGCCACTTCCGCTCCATGGACATCTGGCAGACCGCCTCGCCGCAGGAGGCCGTGTCCACGGGCTGGATAGGTCGTTGGCTGGACGGAACGCAGGCCGTGCCGGAAGCCGCAGTCAGCTTCGAGCCGGTGCTGCCGCCGGTGCTCGCAGGACAGACTCGGGCTGGCTCCTGTGTCGGGGTCGCGGGGCTTGAGCTTCCCCCTGGGATCACACCCGCGGCGGTCTCGGCGCTGGGGCAACCTGAGCCGGGCGAACCCGAGCTTCAGGCCCGCGCAGCCGCGGCGTACCGGGACCTGCTGCGGGTCGAAGGGCTGGTACGTGGCGCGGAGCAGCAGCACAACGCCGCGCCGGGCGGAGCGGAGGAGGAGATTCTCGCGACGGGGCCGGGCAGCCGCAGCGTACTGGAAACTCAGTTGGGTCTGGTGGCCCGCTGCGTCGAGGCCGGCGTACCGACCCGGGTCTACTCGGTGAGCCTCGACGGGTTCGACACCCACGCGAAGGAACTGGCCGGCCACGAAAGCCTGCTGAGCCGCCTCGACCGGGCACTGTCGGCCTTCCTCGCGCGGATGGCACGGACCGAGTCGGGGCGCCAGGTGACCGTGGTCGTCTACAGCGAGTTCGGCCGGCGCGTCCGCGCCAACGCCTCGCAGGGGACCGACCACGGGACGGCCGGGCCGTTGTTCGTGCTGGGCCCGCAGGTGGCCGGCGGGTTCTACGGTGAGCAGCCGAGCCTGACCAACCTGGACGAAGGCGATCTCAAGGCGACGACGGATTTCCGTGACGTCTTTGGCGCCGTCCTGGCCTCGGTGCTTGAGGCCGACCCCGACCGGTACCTCGGCGTCGGGTACCGGTCGAAGCCGCTGCCGTTGTTCACCGCGGACTGA